GAATTTAATAGGGGTTCACGCTCAAGCGGCCAGATAATGGACTTGAGTTCAATGTTTTCCGGCGGAGTTTCGACTGTTTCAATGAGGAAAGCCACGCGGACGGAACGTCCCAAAGGCACGAGAACCCGCTGTCCTTCCATCAAAGCCGGAAGAGCGGCGGGCGCTTCGTATGTATAAATAGAATAAGGCGGGCTTGCCAAACAAGCCTGCCAGAGCGTGTTCATGACTTCTAATTACCCAGTTTAAGACATTTTTTCAGAAATTCAAAAACAGCACCTGATGGAACTGCACAGCCACTGGATTTCTTGACTGCTGCCGGGGCAAAATCAGATGGAGAGAACTTTTTACGTACGCTCTTCCACTTCACTATGAAATCCAGAGCCTCATCACCCACCATCAGAGTTCCGGTATGTGGAAGCATAAATCCGGCAAACTTGGAGTAAGTACCAAAAGAGATCTCACGTTGAGGCCCGAGTACAATTTTAAGAGGTGCGAAGTCCTCATTATTAAACCAGATCTGAGGGGAAGATTCATCTCCAGGCTCCGCACCGAAAATAAAGGCTGGAGTATCATCGCTGAATCCATAGCTCCTTGTTGAGTTGCTTACACCCAACTCCTTCCAGTCTGAAACCGGATCATCAGGGGCCCAAAACTGAAGAACAGAAACAGGCATATCTGCATCTACAGGACACTGAGCAATACTCTCGAAATACTGCCCAACTGATTTTGCTTCAACCGTGGAATTGGACCCAGCCTCGACGAAAGTCTGCTGCCAATGATCATGACCACGTTTTATGACAAGTATTGTTCCCGGTTCAGATGGAAATGTCAGCTCTGCTTCATAGGAAGTTAGCGAACCGTAATTACGGTACATTGTTTCATTAATTCCCTCGTCAGACGGAAAAAAAGCCCTTGCCGGGCTGCTGATAAACAAACTCGCGGCAAGGACTGAAAATACAACATAACTATATAAATTCTTTACGAACAAGACAAAAGCTCCCGCAGTCTGGCTACAATGTCATCACGCAATTCTTCGTCCTGAAGGGCGAAATAAATATTTGCGGTAAGATACTCTACCCAGTCCCCGGCGTCAAACCTCTGACCACGCAGTTTGACGGCCAGCAGTTTGTTGTTCTTAGCCAGCCCCTGCAGTGCGTCAGTGAGCTGAATTTCACCACCAACACCAGGCTCCAGATTCTCCAGATGATCAAAAATCTCTGGAAGCAGAACATATCGACCGACAATTGCCAGTCTTGAAGGCGCATCACCTATTGCCGGTTTTTCAACCAAAGAACGAACCCTGTACATACCGGGCGCAAATTCTTCACCCTGAATAATACCGTAGCGGTTGACCTTATTTTCGGGAACTTCAATAACACCGACGACAGCCATGTTTTCAGTGCGTGCCGCATCAATCAGCTGCTTGATTCCAGGCTCAAGACCGAACATCAGGTCATCACCGACCATTACGGCAAAAGGATCATTCTTACAGATTTCCTTTGCACAGAGGACCGCATGCCCAAGTCCAAGCTGTTTCTTCTGGCGAACGGAAATAATATTAACCATTTCAGCAACTTTTCTGACTTCTTCAAGAATTTCAGTCTTGCCGCCGCGCTCAAGCACATCTTCAAGAGAGAGGTTGTAGTCAAAATGATCTTCAATGATCTTCTTGTTCTGGTTATTGATAAAAATAACATCGGTCAGTCCGCTGGCCATGGCCTCTTCGACCACGTGCTGCACAACAGGCTTCTTGAAGATAGGCAGCATTTCCTTGGGAATGTTCTTGGTGGCAGGCAATGATCTTGTACCCCATCCAGCAACCGGAATAATAACTTTCTTGATG
Above is a genomic segment from Maridesulfovibrio sp. containing:
- the galU gene encoding UTP--glucose-1-phosphate uridylyltransferase GalU, whose translation is MVIKKVIIPVAGWGTRSLPATKNIPKEMLPIFKKPVVQHVVEEAMASGLTDVIFINNQNKKIIEDHFDYNLSLEDVLERGGKTEILEEVRKVAEMVNIISVRQKKQLGLGHAVLCAKEICKNDPFAVMVGDDLMFGLEPGIKQLIDAARTENMAVVGVIEVPENKVNRYGIIQGEEFAPGMYRVRSLVEKPAIGDAPSRLAIVGRYVLLPEIFDHLENLEPGVGGEIQLTDALQGLAKNNKLLAVKLRGQRFDAGDWVEYLTANIYFALQDEELRDDIVARLRELLSCS